CGGTGGTCTGGCGTTCACCCGACCTGGTGTTCTCACTCCAGCCCCGACGTAGCCCATCGACTTGCGGACCTTGGCGTCCCAGATCCACATCCCCACGCGGGAGCCTCCAACTGGACAGACGGGCTCAACGAGCCGAGCGAGTAGGCGCGATCGGTGGTCTGGTCTGATCCCAGAATCCGCCGGCAAGTGGAACGGATCACATGTCCTTGAGGGTGCGATCGAAGAACTGGATGGTGCGCTGCATCGCCAGAGAGAACGGCGCGGACAGGTTGTGATCGGCGCCCGGGTACAGGTAGAGCTCCGCCTCTTTTCCAGCCTCCAAGACTTGCTGGTAGAGCGCCTCGGAGAACTCGTGTGGCACGCTCGTGTCTGCGGTGCCGTGATGCAGTTGCACCGGGCCGGGCGGGGTGAGGCTTCCGGTCTCTGGGCCCATTGCACCTCCACCGTCAGATTCGGCGGACGCAACGCGTCTGGGCGTTCGGAGGTGCAGCAGGGTGGCCGCAGCCACCTCGGGACGGAATCGTCAGATGGGGCGTTGAGATCGAGGAAGAACGCGTCCGCTCTGGATGAAGGAGCCTAGGCTGTGTTCCCTCCCGCCGGCAACCGGCGGACCAGCGCGACGCAGGCGCTCACCCCAAGAACAAGAAAGCTGACCCCCACCAGAATCCACTTGACCGCCGTGAACCAGGGAGCCAGTCCGGCCAGGACAGGCGTCGAGAGCGGATAGCGAATCATCACGACCGAGGTCGAGAGGTTCTCGAGCACGTCGAAGGCCACCGCGCCGAGCGGAACCAGGTTGCCCAGCCGCCAGCGGGAGCCGGGAGCGAATCCCCGGCGGCCGAGCCACGAGATCGAGGTCAGCAGGAATAGCCCGTAGACCAGCGGCCAGGCGACATCGAAGGTGAACCGTGCCCTTACGTAGGCTTGACGACCCGCGGGCCCATAGGCCTCCGCCATGCCAACCAGTTCGGAGGGCGAGTAGAAGAAGGAAGTATCGGGGGAGCCTGCCCCTGCTCCTGCCTCGGCGGCGCTGGCCGCTTGGCGCGGCAGCACCGTCGCCGTGAAGGCAAGGAAGACCAAGAATGCCAGCAGCGCCAACCATCCCGGGGTGTGCCGGGTGACCCAAGAGGAAGACCGTCTCAGCATGTTCAACCTCACTTCGATCTCACCCAGGGTCTCGTTCCTGCCGCCGGCGACCGGCCCCTCACACGGTTGCGGGTGCTCGGGGCGGGCGATTGGGCGTCAGTCCGCCGTGTGGCGCGCGGCGCACCCGACGAACTTGTGGCCGGCCTTTCAGCCTTCCCCAGGGACAGTGCCCCCTCGAGCCTGAGAAGCAGGCGCCGCCGGCAAGCGCTTGCGGCGCTCCAGGCCGGCGATCCACTCCCGCACCTCAACCTCGAGAGCCGGCGAATGTCCCAAAACCAACTCCAGGCTGTGCTTCCCCCGGCGCCGGGCAGAGGCCTTCTTCCCTTGCCCCAGCTCGACCCTGGCCAGGCCGAACTCGGCCTCGGCCTCCGTCAATCGGAGTCCGGACCGGGATGCCAGTTCCAGGCTGCTTCGATACAGGCCCTCGGCATCCTCCACCCGGCCTTCGTTAAGCAAGACATTCGCCAGTCCGCATTGAGCGGCGGCCTGCAAGCGCGGTTGCCCGACCTGATCTGCCAGATGCAGGGCCTCGCGCAGTCGGTCTTCGGCTAGGCCGGCTTGACCCTGGCGGAGATCGAGTTCGCCGGCATTGGTCAGCAGCAGCGCCAGGGCTTCGGGCTGGCCGATTGCCCGCGCCAGGCCGATCCCTTGTTCCAGGCGGCTGGCGGCCGCTTCCAGATTGCCTTGCTGCATCATGATCGAGCCTAGATTCCCCAGAAGCAGGCAGATGCGCACGCGATCGCCGAGTTGGTGGGCCAGGACAAGCGCCTCCTCGAACCGGGCCCGGGCCAGGCTCAGCTGCCCTTCGTCACTGGCCAGCGCTCCCAGGTTGACCAGCAGGAACAGCCGCTGTTCCCACGACCCGGTCTTCTGGGAGAGCTCGAGGCTCTCCTCGAAAGCTCGCGCCGCCTGGGCGCGATCCCCGGTCTGGGCGGCGACAACCCCCAGATTCATCAGGATGGACGCTTCGCGACGCACGTCTCCCAGACGGCGCGCCAACTGGAGCGCCTGATCCAGCAGGGACTGCGCCGACTCAAACTGCCCTCGAA
This region of Anaerolineales bacterium genomic DNA includes:
- a CDS encoding dienelactone hydrolase family protein is translated as MGPETGSLTPPGPVQLHHGTADTSVPHEFSEALYQQVLEAGKEAELYLYPGADHNLSAPFSLAMQRTIQFFDRTLKDM
- a CDS encoding tetratricopeptide repeat protein, with product LCALPPEPATFDETAALAVSRLPADSLTRLVAAGLVEAAGSGRYRLHPAITDYCRLGGIGPLVLRRLADHTRELLSRAQGSPAELERDLPVIQAGLDAALGDAPSEGFVDLTLALLKPVDQLGAWALAEPYWTKAENWARQEFDRERLLGIQAARAQAALHLAAFTDAECFAMEGLMLALEMDDARQAARMFQTLGAVAFNRGDHTAAESSYRNGLRQAEAEDLDNERCALQANLASVHLVRGQFESAQSLLDQALQLARRLGDVRREASILMNLGVVAAQTGDRAQAARAFEESLELSQKTGSWEQRLFLLVNLGALASDEGQLSLARARFEEALVLAHQLGDRVRICLLLGNLGSIMMQQGNLEAAASRLEQGIGLARAIGQPEALALLLTNAGELDLRQGQAGLAEDRLREALHLADQVGQPRLQAAAQCGLANVLLNEGRVEDAEGLYRSSLELASRSGLRLTEAEAEFGLARVELGQGKKASARRRGKHSLELVLGHSPALEVEVREWIAGLERRKRLPAAPASQARGGTVPGEG